A genomic region of Patescibacteria group bacterium contains the following coding sequences:
- a CDS encoding type II secretion system protein has protein sequence MHRKRGFTLIELLVVIAIIGILSSVVLASLNSARQKSRDAKRVSDVQNLQLALELSFDSNSEYPDSLFDLSPNFIPSDPIDPLTNDSYLYDNLTSAGVACAVLSGDCVIYHLGANLEGSGSNVLDTDADVCPTLATGCARALSGTTLTGIDGGGATSNVCVAGGSAGTFCYDVTP, from the coding sequence ATGCATAGAAAACGAGGTTTTACATTGATTGAGTTGTTGGTCGTCATCGCTATTATCGGTATTTTATCATCTGTGGTATTGGCATCGCTCAATTCGGCGCGGCAAAAATCACGAGACGCAAAGCGTGTCTCTGATGTTCAAAATCTGCAGTTGGCGCTGGAGCTCTCTTTTGACTCAAATAGCGAGTATCCGGACAGTCTGTTCGATCTTTCGCCAAATTTCATCCCAAGCGATCCTATTGATCCGCTTACGAACGATTCCTACTTGTACGATAACCTTACCTCTGCCGGTGTTGCGTGCGCGGTTCTATCGGGCGACTGCGTGATCTATCATCTAGGTGCAAACTTGGAGGGAAGCGGAAGCAACGTTCTTGATACCGATGCCGATGTATGTCCGACCTTAGCAACAGGATGCGCGCGCGCACTTTCTGGTACGACACTCACCGGCATTGATGGAGGCGGAGCTACTTCCAATGTCTGTGTTGCGGGTGGTAGTGCCGGTACATTCTGCTACGACGTAACGCCATAA
- a CDS encoding type II secretion system F family protein, which translates to MRFIYNVLTQESEQKSGTIDAINEDVAIASLQRRGYIVVSLKEGDEETFFQKEFSLFGGVSNKDIVVLSRQIATLFEAQVSALRAFRLLASESGNRILMGALTEVADDIQTGVSMSHALSRHPKIFSVFYVNMVKAGEESGKLTETFLYLADYLDRSYELTSKTKNALIYPAFVVATFTIVMVLMLTLVIPRLSAILLETGQEIPVYTKVVVAISNLLTQYGFFFLILFIIGGFFLWRFSKSEKGSIILAHSRLNTPYIGELYQKLYLSRIADNMHTMLSSGISIVRAIEITSNVVGNDVYKNILMEVGESVKSGSSFSSSLEVHPEIPNILTQMVKIGEETGEMGNILKTLAHFYKREVDNSVDTLVGLIEPVMIVALGLGVGVLLTSVLVPIYNITANI; encoded by the coding sequence ATGCGCTTTATTTACAACGTACTCACGCAAGAGAGCGAGCAAAAATCGGGAACGATTGATGCCATCAATGAGGATGTGGCGATTGCGTCATTGCAACGTCGCGGATATATCGTCGTTTCCCTCAAAGAAGGAGACGAAGAAACGTTCTTCCAAAAAGAATTCTCACTTTTTGGCGGTGTTTCAAACAAGGATATTGTGGTTCTCTCAAGGCAGATCGCAACCCTCTTTGAAGCGCAGGTTTCAGCGCTCCGCGCTTTCAGATTGCTCGCAAGCGAATCGGGGAACCGCATACTCATGGGTGCGCTCACGGAGGTCGCTGACGACATCCAAACCGGTGTTTCCATGTCGCACGCACTTTCCCGACACCCGAAAATATTTTCCGTTTTTTATGTCAACATGGTGAAGGCGGGCGAGGAGTCGGGAAAGTTGACCGAGACGTTTTTGTATCTTGCCGACTACCTTGATCGGTCATATGAATTAACCTCAAAAACAAAAAACGCGCTGATCTACCCCGCGTTCGTGGTCGCCACTTTTACCATCGTGATGGTGCTCATGTTGACGCTCGTGATACCGCGTCTTTCCGCAATTCTTCTTGAAACAGGCCAAGAGATCCCCGTATACACAAAAGTTGTTGTGGCAATCAGCAATCTCTTAACCCAATATGGTTTCTTTTTCCTCATCCTTTTTATCATAGGAGGATTTTTCTTGTGGCGGTTCAGCAAGTCGGAAAAAGGGAGTATTATACTCGCGCATTCCCGATTGAATACGCCGTATATCGGCGAACTGTATCAGAAACTTTACTTGTCGCGCATCGCGGACAATATGCACACCATGCTTAGTTCCGGTATCTCCATTGTACGCGCCATAGAGATCACCTCTAATGTGGTTGGCAACGACGTGTATAAAAATATTCTTATGGAGGTTGGCGAGAGCGTAAAATCAGGAAGCTCGTTCTCCAGCTCTTTGGAGGTGCACCCTGAAATACCAAACATTTTAACGCAAATGGTGAAGATCGGTGAAGAAACGGGTGAAATGGGCAATATCTTGAAGACACTCGCCCATTTTTATAAACGGGAAGTGGACAACTCGGTGGACACCTTGGTAGGGCTCATAGAACCGGTGATGATCGTAGCGCTGGGTCTTGGAGTGGGCGTCCTCCTTACCTCCGTGCTTGTACCCATCTATAACATTACGGCGAATATATAA